A genomic segment from Spinacia oleracea cultivar Varoflay chromosome 3, BTI_SOV_V1, whole genome shotgun sequence encodes:
- the LOC110784126 gene encoding uncharacterized protein isoform X2 has product MQEARLAKEKMHGRLACGRPLVIRLASEKSAAETAENSSKVAGVVSRSTHSGSSSGQMSRSAKIAAIKNKLKLLEEDGNRAKKQKQVEHISS; this is encoded by the coding sequence ATGCAGGAAGCTAGACTAGCCAAGGAGAAGATGCACGGGAGGCTGGCTTGTGGACGACCTTTGGTTATACGCCTTGCTAGTGAGAAATCTGCTGCAGAAACAGCTGAAAATTCATCTAAAGTTGCCGGAGTTGTCAGCAGATCAACCCATTCCGGCAGCTCTTCTGGACAAATGAGCCGAAGTGCAAAAATTGCCGcaatcaaaaacaaattgaaGCTATTGGAAGAAGATGGCAACAGAGCAAAGAAGCAAAAGCAGGTTGAGCACATTTCATCATAG
- the LOC110784126 gene encoding uncharacterized protein isoform X1, which translates to MSKIMDLNGVSDETSNRRIYVGNIDHRISEATLLKMFSPYGKIESEDFLLHTRGPKRGEPRGFAFVQYSTKEEARLAKEKMHGRLACGRPLVIRLASEKSAAETAENSSKVAGVVSRSTHSGSSSGQMSRSAKIAAIKNKLKLLEEDGNRAKKQKQVEHISS; encoded by the exons ATGTCCAAGATTATG GATCTAAATGGTGTGAGTGACGAGACATCTAACAGAAGGATTTACGTTGGTAACATTGATCATAGAATTTCCGA GGCCACTCTCCTAAAGATGTTCTCTCCATATGGAAAAATTGAATCTGAGGACTTCTTGTTGCACACCCGAGGACCAAAGCGAGGAGAACCACGTGGCTTTGCTTTTGTCCAATATAGCACCAAAGAG GAAGCTAGACTAGCCAAGGAGAAGATGCACGGGAGGCTGGCTTGTGGACGACCTTTGGTTATACGCCTTGCTAGTGAGAAATCTGCTGCAGAAACAGCTGAAAATTCATCTAAAGTTGCCGGAGTTGTCAGCAGATCAACCCATTCCGGCAGCTCTTCTGGACAAATGAGCCGAAGTGCAAAAATTGCCGcaatcaaaaacaaattgaaGCTATTGGAAGAAGATGGCAACAGAGCAAAGAAGCAAAAGCAGGTTGAGCACATTTCATCATAG
- the LOC110784124 gene encoding NF-X1-type zinc finger protein NFXL1 → MSFQTQDVRRDRSRFPGQNGRQQAQAQAQQWVARGPGILTSPPSNFNVYAGQNAGDGLERPGQFDSRERQGQFDSRERQGQFDSRERQGQFDSRERQGQFDSRERPGRWDNRERQGQTESRGGRGFRGGGGGGGGGGRSHMGRPQYLRRERNETREGVEEKGAAVNKDKGNQKKWGGKVVDSDLPQLVQEIQEKLSKGTVECMICYDMVRRNAPVWSCSSCYSIFHLNCIKKWARAPTSADTSAEKIQGFNWRCPGCQAVQLTTSKDIRYLCFCGKRHDPSSDLYLTPHSCGEPCGKPLEREIPRPGLSKEVMCPHLCVLQCHPGPCPPCKAFAPPRPCPCGKKVITTRCSEQKSVHTCGQVCDKILECGRHRCNRKCHVGPCEPCQIPVDSSCFCKKRSEVVICGDMSLKGEISPDNGLFSCSSTCGSKLRCGNHYCAEICHPGPCGECDLLPSKVKTCYCGKTILKVPRRSCLDPIPTCSGTCNKRLPCGKHYCKDKCHSGDCSPCSEFVTQKCRCGSTSRTVECYKTTLAGEKFVCDRQCGRKKNCGRHRCSERCCPLSDSSNTISISNDWNPHLCSMPCGKKLKCGQHSCEAFCHCGHCPPCLETIFTDLTCACGRTSIPPPLPCGTPPPTCQYPCSVPQPCGHQSTHSCHFGDCPPCSIPIAKECVGGHVVLRNIPCGSKEITCNKLCGKTRRCGLHACARSCHAAPCDQTGGSSSDSALIKGSCGQVCGAPRRDCRHTCQALCHPTALCPDSRCEFPVTITCSCGRITATVPCDAGGGSNSGFSAVNFLEASTLQKLPAPLQPVEANEKRVPLGQRKLMCDDECAKLERKRVLADAFDISQPSLDALHFGENSAVSQVLSELLRRDPKWVLAVEERCKHLVLGKGKVNSTSNIKVHVFCTMQKEKRDAIRLIAERWKLTISAAGWEPKRFVVVHATPKSKAPARIIGPKGLAAVNAHHPPGFDPLVDMDPRLVVALLDLPSDADISTLVLRFGGECELVWLNDKNALAVFSDPARAATAMRRLDNGSVYQGAAVVQHSGAGTAAVTAWGGAPAAAASSGPKGNPWKKTGLKDGNNWVEDSWGEEEEWSSGQATSDVGPSSSTKGREPSVTTTMNRWTVLNPESSLGSTRAMDNAKRTAAAAEPTTSDREIKTAPLNSVTDDSAEVVDDWEKAYE, encoded by the coding sequence ATGAGTTTTCAAACTCAAGATGTTCGTAGAGATCGTTCTAGATTCCCTGGCCAAAATGGTCGCCAGCAGGCCCAGGCCCAGGCCCAACAGTGGGTTGCAAGAGGTCCTGGTATCTTAACTTCTCCTCCGTCGAACTTCAACGTTTATGCCGGTCAAAATGCCGGTGATGGCCTTGAGAGGCCGGGGCAATTCGACAGTAGAGAGAGACAGGGGCAATTTGACAGCAGAGAGAGACAGGGGCAATTTGACAGTAGAGAGAGACAGGGGCAATTTGACAGTAGAGAGAGACAGGGGCAATTTGACAGTAGAGAAAGGCCGGGCCGATGGGATAATAGAGAGAGACAGGGACAAACGGAAAGTAGAGGAGGTCGAGGATTTCGAGGaggtggtggaggtggtggtggtgggggtCGAAGTCATATGGGTCGACCTCAGTACTTAAGAAGGGAGAGAAATGAAACAAGGGAGGGTGTGGAAGAGAAAGGAGCAGCTGTAAACAAGGATAAAGGTAATCAGAAAAAATGGGGAGGAAAAGTTgtggattcggatttacctcaATTGGTGCAAGAAATTCAAGAGAAGTTAAGTAAGGGAACTGTGGAATGTATGATTTGTTATGATATGGTGAGAAGGAATGCTCCTGTTTGGTCTTGCTCAAGTTGCTACTCTATTTTTCACTTGAATTGTATCAAGAAATGGGCTCGTGCGCCTACTTCTGCCGATACATCTGCTGAGAAAATCCAGGGATTCAATTGGCGGTGCCCCGGATGTCAAGCAGTGCAGCTAACAACGTCGAAGGATATTCGTTATCTTTGCTTTTGTGGGAAGAGGCACGACCCGTCATCAGATTTGTACTTGACACCACACTCTTGCGGCGAGCCTTGTGGAAAACCGTTGGAGAGGGAAATTCCAAGACCTGGTTTAAGCAAGGAGGTTATGTGTCCTCATCTTTGCGTGTTGCAGTGTCATCCCGGTCCGTGTCCTCCATGCAAGGCTTTTGCGCCTCCTCGGCCTTGTCCTTGTGGCAAAAAAGTAATTACCACAAGATGTTCCGAACAGAAGTCTGTGCACACTTGTGGTCAGGTCTGTGATAAGATTCTCGAATGTGGGCGTCACCGTTGTAATCGAAAATGTCATGTGGGTCCGTGTGAGCCGTGTCAGATTCCCGTAGACTCCTCTTGCTTCTGTAAGAAGAGGTCCGAAGTGGTTATTTGTGGAGATATGTCATTGAAGGGAGAGATAAGCCCGGATAATGGTCTTTTCTCTTGTAGTTCTACATGTGGAAGTAAGTTGAGGTGTGGAAACCATTATTGCGCTGAAATTTGCCACCCGGGCCCATGTGGGGAGTGTGACTTGTTACCCAGCAAAGTGAAGACCTGTTATTGTGGGAAGACTATTCTCAAGGTTCCGCGAAGGAGTTGTCTTGATCCAATACCGACATGTTCAGGTACTTGCAACAAGCGTCTTCCTTGTGGGAAGCATTACTGTAAGGATAAGTGTCATTCTGGAGATTGTTCTCCGTGCTCTGAGTTTGTCACTCAAAAATGCCGCTGTGGTTCAACTTCTCGCACCGTGGAATGCTATAAAACCACACTAGCCGGTGAGAAATTCGTCTGTGATCGTCAATGTGGGCGTAAGAAGAATTGTGGAAGGCATCGTTGTAGTGAGCGTTGCTGCCCTCTTTCCGATTCTAGCAACACTATATCTATATCTAATGATTGGAACCCACACTTGTGTTCTATGCCGTGTGGAAAGAAGTTGAAATGTGGGCAGCATTCCTGTGAGGCTTTCTGTCACTGTGGCCATTGCCCTCCTTGCTTGGAAACAATTTTTACCGACCTTACATGCGCGTGTGGAAGGACTTCAATCCCACCACCCTTACCTTGTGGGACCCCTCCTCCTACGTGCCAATATCCGTGTTCTGTTCCTCAACCTTGTGGCCACCAATCTACTCACAGCTGCCATTTTGGAGACTGCCCTCCTTGTTCAATTCCCATAGCAAAGGAATGCGTGGGTGGTCACGTGGTTCTTCGCAACATTCCATGTGGGTCAAAGGAGATAACTTGTAACAAACTTTGTGGAAAGACGAGGCGATGTGGGCTCCACGCCTGTGCCAGGAGTTGCCACGCGGCACCCTGTGATCAAACGGGTGGATCTTCATCAGATTCTGCCCTAATAAAGGGTTCTTGTGGGCAAGTTTGTGGTGCACCGAGGAGAGATTGTAGACACACATGTCAAGCTCTCTGCCACCCTACGGCTCTTTGTCCCGACTCGAGATGTGAATTCCCTGTGACAATCACATGCTCTTGTGGTAGAATTACGGCAACGGTGCCTTGTGATGCTGGTGGGGGAAGCAATTCAGGGTTTAGTGCTGTTAATTTTCTAGAAGCTTCTACTCTTCAGAAGCTTCCGGCACCACTTCAACCTGTGGAAGCAAACGAGAAAAGAGTTCCACTCGGACAGAGGAAGCTCATGTGTGATGATGAATGTGCCAAGCTTGAGAGGAAGCGTGTTCTTGCAGATGCTTTTGATATTTCTCAGCCTAGTCTTGATGCTCTTCATTTTGGTGAAAATTCAGCTGTTTCACAAGTGTTATCAGAATTACTTCGCCGTGATCCAAAATGGGTACTTGCAGTTGAGGAGAGATGCAAACACTTGGTACTCGGAAAAGGCAAAGTAAATAGTACCAGCAATATCAAGGTTCATGTGTTTTGTACAATGCAGAAGGAGAAACGAGATGCAATCCGGCTAATAGCAGAGAGATGGAAACTAACCATCAGTGCTGCTGGTTGGGAGCCAAAGCGGTTCGTAGTGGTTCACGCCACTCCAAAATCCAAAGCCCCGGCTCGGATTATTGGACCTAAGGGTTTAGCCGCAGTGAACGCCCACCACCCGCCCGGTTTTGACCCGCTGGTGGATATGGACCCTAGGCTTGTTGTTGCCCTGCTTGATCTTCCAAGTGATGCAGACATCAGCACGTTGGTTCTACGGTTTGGTGGTGAATGTGAACTGGTGTGGTTGAATGACAAGAATGCCCTTGCTGTTTTCAGTGATCCTGCTCGAGCAGCAACTGCTATGAGAAGGTTAGATAATGGATCGGTTTATCAAGGTGCTGCTGTCGTTCAACACAGTGGTGCTGGAACTGCTGCAGTGACTGCTTGGGGAGGTGCACCAGCAGCTGCAGCTTCTTCAGGTCCTAAGGGTAACCCCTGGAAAAAAACGGGTTTGAAGGATGGTAATAATTGGGTTGAAGATTCATGGGGTGAGGAGGAGGAGTGGTCTAGTGGTCAGGCTACATCTGATGTGGGACCCTCTTCATCAACGAAAGGCCGTGAGCCATCAGTGACCACGACAATGAACCGGTGGACGGTTCTGAACCCCGAATCTTCATTGGGCTCAACAAGAGCCATGGACAATGCCAAAAGAACTGCAGCAGCTGCTGAACCCACTACTTCTGACAGGGAAATAAAGACTGCACCATTAAACAGTGTTACTGATGACAGTGCAGAAGTTGTAGATGACTGGGAAAAGGCTTATGAGTGA
- the LOC110784125 gene encoding probable receptor-like protein kinase At5g24010: MMDSLFSLLIFCLMINFSASSFNPPDNYLLNCGSNSEISVENRVFVGDLTKPRFASVDSSAKSSPISVSNPNPSSNSPSIYSTARVFLGGSRTTYEFSIKTRGIHLVRLHFSPFNSEKYNLSSAIFSVSANGYSLFHGFRPSKLFLREFIIRVNSDKLGIEFNPDGGPTGLGFVNAIEVISAPENLILDFGVMSLGNYGVKEYKNMSSEILEPVFRVNVGGLKLTPFNDTLWRTWIPDDDYLVLQSAAKRLSTNHAPNYKVNGDSREIAPDNVYMTAQVMNQNNMTGYSDFNITWNFPVIDHVMYLVRLHFCDIVSIGLNQLYFNVFINGMMAYKDLDLSAVTYHSLASPYYLDYVVRMDHSGPIQVSVGPSSLSTSLKKNAILNGVEIMKIVNSKVTGPRSGPKNMWVVLGCVLGGVAVLSFVLVVVFVALKCRKKKPKPASESAGWTTLRPTGSMYSRVTESSTSPHRTGLKIPFEEIQFATNNFDRSLIVGTGGFGMVFKGVLRDGTKVAVKRGMPGSRQGLPEFQTEISVLSKIRHRHLVAMVGYCEEQSEMILAYEYVEKGPLKKHLYGGKTPPLSWKQRLDICIGAARGLHYLHTGFAHGIIHRDVKSTNILLDESFVAKVADFGLSRSGPLLDQTHVSTGVKGSFGYLDPEYFRRQQLTDKSDVYSFGVVLLEVLCARPAVDPQLTREQVNLAEWALEFQTQGLLEEIIDPNLKDQIKPNSLKKFGDTAQKCLAEYGVDRPTMGDVLWNLEYALQLQEGQTTMDTNDTSSVTFTSEISGTRIVPRDSGNVVIPIEDITDENLCKSTSDVFSQLVTNEGR, translated from the coding sequence ATGATggattctctcttttctctgtTAATCTTCTGTTTAATGATCAATTTTTCTGCTTCTTCTTTTAACCCACCTGATAATTACCTCTTAAACTGTGGTTCAAACTCGGAAATTTCAGTTGAAAACCGTGTTTTTGTTGGAGATTTAACAAAACCCAGATTCGCTTCAGTTGATTCTTCAGCTAAATCATCACCAATTTCGGTTTCCAACCCAAACCCATCTTCAAATTCACCCTCAATTTACAGCACAGCTAGGGTGTTCTTAGGTGGTTCCAGAACAACTTATGAATTCAGCATCAAAACAAGGGGAATTCATTTGGTACGTCTTCATTTCTCGCCTTTCAATTCTGAGAAATATAATCTAAGTTCTGCAATTTTTAGTGTTTCTGCAAATGGGTATTCACTGTTTCATGGGTTCAGACCTTCAAAGTTGTTTTTAAGGGAGTTCATAATTAGGGTAAACTCTGATAAGCTTGGAATTGAGTTTAACCCAGATGGTGGCCCAACCGGGCTCGGGTTTGTCAACGCAATTGAGGTGATTTCAGCTCCTGAGAATTTAATCCTCGATTTTGGGGTGATGTCTCTTGGTAATTATGGTGTTAAAGAGTATAAAAACATGTCTTCAGAAATTTTAGAGCCTGTTTTTAGGGTTAATGTAGGTGGATTGAAGTTAACCCCTTTTAATGATACCCTTTGGAGAACTTGGATTCCAGATGATGATTATCTGGTTTTACAATCTGCTGCTAAAAGATTGAGCACAAATCATGCTCCTAATTACAAAGTTAATGGTGATAGTAGAGAGATTGCACCTGATAATGTATACATGACAGCACAAGTTATGAATCAGAATAACATGACAGGTTATTCAGATTTCAACATAACCTGGAATTTTCCTGTGATTGATCATGTAATGTACCTTGTGAGGCTGCATTTCTGTGATATTGTTAGTATTGGGCTTAATCAGCTCTATTTCAATGTGTTTATCAATGGAATGATGGCATATAAAGACCTTGATTTGTCGGCAGTTACGTATCATTCGCTTGCTTCTCCTTATTACCTTGATTACGTTGTGCGAATGGACCATTCGGGCCCTATTCAGGTTAGCGTTGGGCCGTCTTCGTTGAGTACTTCTTTGAAGAAGAATGCTATCTTGAATGGAGTTGAGATTATGAAGATAGTGAACAGCAAGGTTACCGGGCCCAGGTCCGGGCCCAAGAATATGTGGGTGGTTTTGGGTTGTGTTCTTGGTGGTGTTGCTGTTTTGAGCTTCGTGTTGGTGGTTGTTTTTGTTGCACTAAAATGCAGGAAGAAGAAACCGAAACCTGCATCAGAAAGTGCAGGTTGGACTACCTTACGCCCAACGGGTAGCATGTATAGTAGAGTTACAGAAAGTAGTACTTCACCCCACAGAACCGGATTGAAAATCCCGTTTGAGGAAATACAATTTGCAACAAACAATTTTGACAGGAGTTTGATTGTTGGTACAGGCGGATTTGGGATGGTGTTCAAAGGTGTTCTTAGAGATGGTACTAAAGTTGCTGTGAAACGGGGCATGCCCGGGTCAAGACAGGGTTTACCCGAGTTTCAGACTGAAATATCCGTTTTATCAAAAATCAGACACCGCCACCTCGTGGCAATGGTGGGCTACTGTGAAGAACAGTCGGAAATGATCCTAGCATATGAGTACGTAGAAAAAGGGCCGTTGAAAAAGCACCTATACGGTGGTAAAACACCACCATTATCGTGGAAACAGAGGCTTGATATCTGCATTGGTGCAGCTCGGGGTCTTCATTACCTTCATACCGGTTTTGCTCACGGAATCATACATCGAGATGTTAAATCCACCAACATTTTACTCGATGAAAGTTTCGTTGCCAAAGTGGCAGATTTCGGGCTTTCAAGATCCGGCCCGCTTCTTGATCAAACCCATGTCAGCACCGGTGTAAAGGGTAGTTTTGGGTATCTTGACCCGGAATACTTCAGAAGACAGCAACTCACTGATAAATCAGATGTTTACTCTTTTGGTGTTGTGTTGCTTGAAGTTCTTTGTGCTAGACCTGCAGTTGATCCTCAACTCACACGGGAACAAGTAAATTTAGCCGAATGGGCGTTAGAGTTTCAAACACAAGGGCTTCTAGAAGAAATTATCGATCCCAATCTAAAAGATCAGATCAAACCGAACTCTTTGAAAAAATTCGGAGATACAGCACAGAAATGTTTAGCTGAATACGGTGTTGATAGGCCGACAATGGGTGATGTTCTTTGGAACTTGGAGTATGCATTGCAACTTCAAGAAGGTCAAACGACAATGGATACAAATGATACATCAAGTGTTACGTTTACTTCAGAGATTTCAGGAACGAGAATTGTTCCTCGTGATTCTGGTAATGTTGTTATTCCTATTGAGGATATAACTGATGAGAATTTATGTAAGTCAACTAGTGATGTTTTCTCTCAATTAGTGACTAATGAAGGCAGATAG